The sequence below is a genomic window from Methylotuvimicrobium sp. KM2.
CGGCAACGCTGAGCTTACCGTTTAAAACATTACCGGGATGGCCGTTGACGTATTTGAAGGTATAAAATTCGTTATCGCTACAAGGCATCAGTTCTATGACCCCTTGCGGAAAATATGTAGCATAGCGAGGCGATAGGCAGTACGAATCCCAGCGGCCGAAGTCTTGTTTCAACGAGGCAGTCGCTCGGTTAATAAATTGCTCAAGACCAATATGGCGGGTTATGTCTCGGATGTCGCTTGCGGTTAGAATGAGCATATCGAATCTTGAAAGTGAATGACTGAAACACCTTGATATGTGTTAGTTTAGCGCTCATGAAGATCACTGTTAAATTATTTGTCGGTTTTATTGCCCGACGGCTATTCGGTCGATGCCCAAACATGGCTGTTAAAAGAATCAGGGAGGTTGCTGAAGATCCGTATGCGCAGCACCTCCGATCGTGTGTTGGGCAAGCCTCGCTTGCCGCAGTTACGCGTTGAATTCGAGTTTGACGCGTATCTGAACAGGATGTCGACATTTTTATGTCGCCGTCTTTCACGGGTATATCATCGAGGCGGCGGTTAGCGGAAAGCAAAACTTGCTGAACAGAAGATATTAAATACCGGAGAACAGTGCTGTTTGAAAAATCTGCCGATATTGAGCATCAGTGGCTTCGACAATCGCGACGAAGGCGTCGCTCCCACAAGGAGGCCGGAAGCTCTGTGGGAGCGATCCCCAGATCGTCTCTCACCTAACGCTAGGTGAGGGAAAGCCACCAAACGTCGGGTGGCAATATATGGTATCGAGGTCGCCTTGGCTAAGGAACAATCATAAACCTGAATTCGGCAGTTTAACCATGAAGCACATGAAGTTCATGAAGGATTCCAAGAGCTTACCAAATCCTTCTCGCTAACCTTTTTGGTGAGCGAAAGTTCTATACAAACGCGTAATAAGCTATTGAATTAACTTCCTATTCTTCATGATCTTCATGGTGAAATGCTTTTTCTAGGATAAAAATTTGTCATCGATAAGGAGTCAGTACCATGCAAACTATTTTAGTTACCGGAGCCAATCGCGGCTTAGGTTTGGAATTTTGCCGCCAATATGCCGAGGCGGGTGACAGGGTTATCGCGGCGTGCCGGCATCCCGATAGCGCCGATCAATTACAGGCATTGGCTGAGAATTATGCCACGATTCAAATCGAAGCCTTGGATGTTGCCGATTTCGCGCAAATCGATGCCTTGTCGGTTCGATTGGCCGATGACGCCATCGACGTGTTGATCAATAATGCCGGCGTTTACGGCGATAAGTCGGGAGGCCGTTTCGGCAGTTTGAATTATCAGGCGTGGTCGCATACCCTGCTGGTCAATACGCAGGCGCCGGTTAAAATGAGCGAGGCTTTTTTGCCGCAGCTTCAGCGTAGCGATAAAAAATTGATCGTGGCTTTGAGCAGTCAAATGGGCAGTATTGCCGATAATTCCAGCGGCGGCAGTATTTTGTATCGTTCCAGCAAGGCCGCGTTGAATGCCGCGATGAAAAGTGTGTCGATCGATTTAATGGGTCGCGGAGTAGGCGTGCTGATTTTTCATCCGGGTTGGGTCAGAACCGATATGGGCGGACCAAACGGTTTGATCGATGCCGATGAGAGCGTCACCGGCATGCGTAAGATGATCGATGCTTTTTTGCTTCGGCAAAGCGGTAGTTTCATCAAATACGAAGGGTCGGTGATGCCTTGGTGATTCGTTCTCCGAGGGGTGCTGTTACGGGTTAGAGCTCGTGTTTGCGTTAATCCTAAATCCAGCTGTCAGTCCACGAAGATCACGAAAGTAATCAGGTAAATCTTTTGGATTACTCATTGGGAAAGTGATTCGAAAGTATAACTAATTGAATATTTTAGTGATTTTTATGGTCAAAATGTTTTTTATAGGCGCGGATTCAACTATACCTTTCGCACTTCAAAT
It includes:
- a CDS encoding SDR family oxidoreductase, which translates into the protein MQTILVTGANRGLGLEFCRQYAEAGDRVIAACRHPDSADQLQALAENYATIQIEALDVADFAQIDALSVRLADDAIDVLINNAGVYGDKSGGRFGSLNYQAWSHTLLVNTQAPVKMSEAFLPQLQRSDKKLIVALSSQMGSIADNSSGGSILYRSSKAALNAAMKSVSIDLMGRGVGVLIFHPGWVRTDMGGPNGLIDADESVTGMRKMIDAFLLRQSGSFIKYEGSVMPW